CCACGCTTTGGGCGGTTTGCGGGTTGTCCCCGGTCAGCAAAATTACCTGCAGGTGCATGCGTTTTAACAATCCTACGGCATCCGCCGAGGCGGGTTTTATGGTGTCGGAAAAAGAAATCATTCCCAAATACTTTTTCCCGCGCACAAAGAAAAGCGGCGTGCGGCCCAAGGCGGCTTCTTGGGCAAGCAGTTTTTCGCCGTCTGCAACCGCTACGCCCAATTCCTGCATATAAGTTAAATTGCCGCCGCTAAGCTGTTCTTCCCCTTCTTGGGCGCATACGCCGCGGCCGGGGATGCCCTCAAACCGGGAAACCGGCACCAGCGGGATATTCTTTTCTTCCGCATAGCCCGACAGCGCCTGCGCAAACGGATGTTGGGAAAAATGCTCCAGCGACGCCGCCTGCGTAAGCAATTCTTCCGAAGACGATTGCGCCCCGGGCACAATCCCCGCCACCTGCATCCGCCCGCTGGTTACCGTGCCGGTTTTATCCAACACGACCGTGGTAACCTTATGCGCGCGTTCCAGCGCCGCGGCTGATTTGACCAAAATGCCCTGCCGCGCCGCGCTGCCCGTGCCCACCATAATGGCCGTAGGCGTGGCCAGCCCCAGCGCACACGGGCAAGAAATAACCAATACCGCAATGGCCGAAGACAGGGCAAACGAAAAACTGGTTCCCTGCGCCAGCCACACCACCAGGGTAAGAAGCGCAATGGCGATAACCGTCGGCACGAACACGGCGCTCACGCGGTCTGCCAGGCGCGCAATCGGCGCTTTGCTGCCGGCGGCTTCTTCCACCAGCGTAATAATTTGCGCCAGCACGGTGTCTTTGCCCGTGCGCGCCACTTTCAGCTCCACATAGCCGCTAGCAAGCAGCGTTCCCGCCGCCAATTCCGCCCCGATCGGCTTATCCTGCGGGACGCTTTCCCCCGTCAGGGCCGATTCATCGGCGGCGCCACCACCGTCTACCACCACACCGTCTGCCGCAATTCGCTCGCCGGCGCGTACGACCACAATATCCCCCGGCACCAGCCCCTGCACGGGGACGGAAACTTCTTTCCCGTCCCGCAGCACAGACGCCTCCTGCGGCACCAGCCGAACCAAGGCCGAAATTGCATCCGAGGTTTTTACTTTGGCCCGCGCTTCCAGCCATTTGCCCAACGTAACCAACGTTAAAATCATCGCGGCCGATTCAAAGTATAATCCGTGAAAAGCCTGCTCCAGCGCGGCCGTCCAATCTGGGTGTTCCATCAACACCAAAATACGAAACAATCCCCACAAGCCGGACAATACCGCCGCCCCCGAGCCGAGGGCGATGAGACTGTCCATATTCGGCCCGCCCTGCACCAGCCGTTTAAAACCGTTGGTAAAGAAACGGCGGTTGACGGATAAAACGGGCAACACCAATAAAAACTGCGTGAGCGCAAAAAGGCCGGGGTTTTCCGTCAGCTCCTTCGGAAGCGGCAGCGCCAGCATCTGCCCCATGGCCACGTATAACAGCGGCAGCAAAAAAATAAGCGACGCAATAAAACGATATTTGATGCGGCGCGCCTCGTCTTTGGCGGCCCGCTGGGGCGACAAGACCCCCGTTTCTTCGCCGGGGGCAAAAGCGTCGTACCCCGCCCCGCGCACCGCGGCAATAATGTCCTGCGTGCTCAGGCGTTCTTCATCATAATCCGCCGTCAGCGTGTTTTGCAGCAGGTTCACCGCGGCCGAGCGCATGCCGGGCAGCCGGGCCACCGCCCGTTCTACGTGCGCTTGGCAGGCGGAGCAAGTCATACCGGTAACATTAAATTTTTTCTTCATACACAAAAAATCCTCTTCTTTTAAAGGATATGCTTATCGTCGGCGCTTGTCAAGCAAAAACCCAAGTCCGCGGACGGTATTACACGACGGGCTCCCCCTTTTGCTAATACTTCTTTTTTGCTACACTATATCCCATGACTATACTCATCATCCTTCTGATGCTTGTTTTAAACGCCCTGCTGGCCGCCTACGAAATGGCGCTGGCTTCCATTTCCCGCACCAAGCTTTCCATTTTGGCCCAGGAAAAACGCCTGGGCGCCGAACAGGCGCTTTTTATGAAAGACCATATGGAAGGCAGTTTGGCGGTAGTGCAAATCGGCATTACGCTGGTGGGCGCCATTGCCGCCGCGGCCGGAGGCGCGGGCGCGGACGAAATGTTTTCTCCCATTTTACAGGAATGGCTTTCTCTGCCCAAACGCCTGGCGGATGTCGTATCCGTGGCGGTGGTGGTGGTGCCGCTGAGTTTTATTACCATTGTGTTTGCCGAGCTGACCCCCAAAACCTTCGCCATTAAAAACAAAGAATTTGTAACGCTTAAATTTTCGCCGGTCATGCGCGTGTTGTATTCCATTTTGTCGCCCATTGTGCACATTATGGAAGCCTTGGTGCGCTTTTTTACCCAAAAACCGCTTTCCAGCAAAAAGCCCGACCCCAAAGAAGCCCAGCAGGCCGCCATGACCGACCTGCGCACCGCGGCGGCTATTGCGTCTTCTTCCCGCTTGTTTGGCAAAACGGAAGAAAAAATCGTACTCTCCAGCGCGATGTTCTGTATCCGCAAAATCCGCGAAATTCAGGTGCCGCTGGATCAGGTATATATGCTGGACGCCGGGGACTCCATCGCCGATACATTCGTCAAAGCGCATTTGGATATGCACACCCGCTTTCCGGTGCGGGAAAACCCGCAGGATCCGCAAAGCATTATCGGCTACTTAAATTTTAAAGATATTTTCCTCTCTACCAAAATGGCTTCCGGCTCGCCCACTTCGGCCCGCTCCATTATGCGCCCGATCCTGCGCTTGGAAGCGGATACGTTAATCTCCGCCGCGTTAGAAAAGTTAATGAAAAACAAACAACACATTTGTTTGGTAACGGAAGGGGAAAAAATTACCGGCATTCTTACACTGGAAGATATTTTTGAGGAAATGGTGGGTGAAATTGAAGACGAGTATGATTTCTTCCCGGCGTATATCCGCCCGATAGGCTCTTCGCTGGTGGCCAGTGCCAGTGCCAAAATGACGGATGTCTTTGCCCAGCTCCAAGTTTCCGCACCGGAAGGTTTAGCGGCCACTACCACCGTTCTTCAATGGACGGAACAAAAATTGGGCCGTGCACTGGATAAAAACGATAAGTTAAAAGCGGACGGCATATTGGTAGACCCCCGCAAGTTCCGGCGGCATAAATTAATGGAAGTTTTAATCAGCAAAGCAGACTAAAAAACCCCCGCTTAACAGCGGGGGTTTTAAAAAATCTTTTTATTTATAACAACCGCGCAAACCACCGGTGGGACTTTGGATATACTCCCTATATCCAGCTTTTTCACACAATTCTTGCACTTGATTGGTATCCGCCACGGCATTGCCGCAACACACCCAATCATTACTTGCCACCGGAAGAACCAAGCCAAAGGTCGTCCCGTTTTGCGTTAAACCCGTCCATACCGCCAAAGGAGCCGATTCCGCCCCCCAAGCAGCTATGGGGCTATGAATCCAATACCCTTCATTTTCCGGGATTTGGATAGTTAGATCCTCCAAAGAAGTGGGCCAGGTTCCTGTTTCCAAGTGATATAGTTTTATAGCCTCCTTCAAGGATACCAACGCCGGTTTGGCGGTGGCCATGCGGGAACGTAAGACTGAGCGATCATACTGAGGCAATGCCACTGCGGCTAAAATACCGATGATTAAAACGACGACCAAGAGTTCTATCAGCGTAAAGCCGGAAGTTGAAACATGTTGTTTGAAACAAAAAGAGTTACACATAAAGATCTCCTTCTAAATCTTTTTACTAAATTTACACATATATTCTATAAAATTCCACGTTTTAAAAGTTCCATGCGCAAAGCATCGGGGCTTTGGAAGGGGATGGCGTCAAATCCCAGCATAGCGGCCGCCGAAACGTTGGCGGCGTTATCGTCAATATACACGCAGTTGGGCGAATGGAGGCCGAAGCGTTTTAACAGGCGGGCGTAAATTTCCGGGTCGGGTTTGACCAAATGCTCTTCCCCCGACACGACGATGCCGTCCATCTGCTGCAGAAAATCATATTTGGCCTTGGCAATCGGAAACGTCTCGGCCGACCAGTTCGTCAGCGCGTAGATGCGGTAGCCTTTGTCTTTCAGCTCACGCCAAATGGCCACCGTGCCCTTGATGGACCCGCCCAGCATTTCTTCCCAGCGTTTGTAATAATCTTCAATCTGCGGCGCATATTTGGGATATTTCTCTTTGGCTAAGGCAATCCCTTGCGCAAACGGCCGCCCGGCGTCTTGCTGCGTGTTCCACTGCGGCGTGCACACGTTGGACAAGAACCATTCCATTTCTTCTTCGGAAGCAAAAATTTTTTTGTATAGATAGCGCGGATTCCAATCTATCAGCACTCCGCCTAAATCAAAAACGATATCTTTCATAAAATCCCCCTTTTTTTATTATACTCTCCCGAAGTAAAAAAACGCAACTCTCCCACAAAAAACCCGCGCTTAAAAGCGCGGGTTTTTGTTAAAGCACCAATGTATCTTCCATATCCGGCCCGGTGGAAATCAGTGCGATTTCCGGGTGCGGATACGTCCGCGCGCACAACGCTTTTAAATTGTCCAAAAACGTTTTGGCTTCCGAGCTGAAGTCTTCATACTTCTTCACGCGGTCATTGCCCGGGAACATATCAATGTGTGTAATGGCGATTTTGGTGCAGTTGTTAATCATAATCGCCCGCGCGGCCGAGCGCGATTCAAACGCGCCGATGCGGCGCAGCCGCTTGCTGACGCTGCCCACTTCGTGCCCTTTGGTATGATACACTTCCAGCTGTTTTTCATCCGTCAGCTCTCTTTCCAGCGGGCCGGGGCCTACGCGCGTGATATAGGGTTTAAACACAACATACACGTCCCGCACGGACTTGGGGCCCAAACCGGCCTCGCCCAAGAAGGTGCTTGCCGTCGTGTCGCGCGACGTAACAAACGGATATTCCCCGTGCAGCAAAGAAAGTTTAATTCCCTGCGTGCCTTCCAGCAGGATTTCTCCGCCTTTGTCCAGGCACCCGTTTAAAAGTTCCGGCACGTCTTGAATAAAATCTTTTAACAGCGGTTCGTCTTTGGCAAATTTAATGTCGCGCCGTTCAATCCGGTCGCGCACGGCCTGCCCCAGCCCGGTACCCACGCTGCCGATGTGCTGCATAAAATGGGACGCATTCTTTTCGGCCGCCGTCTGCTCGTCGGAAATTAGCACGGCGTACGGGTCTATAATCAGCCGATCGCGCGTGCCCGTCAGTTTGACTTCTTCCAACAACCATTCGGTTTTGGTATACGCGCCCGCGCCCAACACCAATTTGGTTTTGGGGTTTAAAAATCCCGAAGGGATGTTTTTAAGCGTGTAGGATTTGCCGTCTTTTACCACGGTGTGCCCGGCATTGGGGCCGCCCACCCGCACGCAGTAGTCGTAATTTCCTTTATAAGACAAATACGCAGAAATTTTGCCTTTTCCTTCGTCGCCGGCTTGTCCGCCGCAGACAATATCAATCATACTTTTCCTCCGCAAGTTCGCGTGCGCGGCCCAGATAGTTTTCCGGGCACAGCGCCTGTAGTTTGGAACGGGTTGCCGCATCCACCGGCAGCCCGGCTATAAATTGCTGCAACAAGGAGGCCGTAACGGCCCGCCCGCGCGTGAAATCGCGCAGGGTTTCATACGCGTGCGGATACCCCGCCGCGCGCAAAAGGGTTTGAACGGCTTCCGCCAATACTTCCGGGTGGGCGCAGAGCTCCTGCCGGGCTGCGGCCCGGTCAAACGAAATTTTGCCCAGCCCTTTTAGAACGGACTGGTACGCCACCAGCGCATAGCCAAACGCCACCGCCATGTTGCGAAGCACCGTGGAGTCCGACAAATCCCGCTGCAACCGCGAAACCGGTAATTTGCACGAAAACAGCCCGAACAACGCATCCGCCAGCTGCAAATTGCCTTCCGCATTTTCAAAATCAATCGGGTTTACTTTCTGCGGCATGGTGGAAGACCCCACTTCCCCCGCCGCCGTTTTCTGATGAACTAACCCGGCGGAAATATATTGCCACATATCCCGGCACAAATCCAACAGTGCCACATCCGCCCGGCGCAAATTGTCAAACAGTTCGGCGTAGCTGTCGCGCGGGTCTACCTGGGTGGAAACGGGCGTGAGCGAAATTTTCATTTTGTGCCCGCGGTTTAACACAGCCGCCATTTTAGCGGCCGCCCGCGGCCAGCGCACCTGCGGGAAAGCCGCATAATGTGCGTTAAAATTGCCGACGGCGCCGCCAAATTTAAACGTAATTTCCTGCCGTTTAAGCTGTGCAATCTGCCGCGCCAGCCGATTGGCAAACACCCGCATTTCTTTTCCAAACGTGGTGGGCACCGCCGGCTGGCCGTGCGTGCGGGCCAGCAATACGGAACGGGCCTCTTTGCGGGCAAGTTTGGAAAGTTCTTTCTGCAGGTTTTCCAAGGCCGGCAGGAGGGCTTTTTCCACGCCCTGCGTCAGCAGAAGGGCATAGGCGGCGCTGTTTACGTCTTCGCTTGTCAGGGCGAAATGCAGCCATTGCAGGCGGTCTTTAAGCGAGGTTTTGCCCAAGCGCAAACGCAAAAAATACTCCACGGCTTTCACATCGTGCCTGGTAGGCGGAATGTGAAGGTAGCCGTCAAACTCCAGCGCACGGATGTGATCCAAATCGGCCGCACTCAGTTCGCACGCCTGCGCCAGCAGGCCGCGTTCTTCTTTCGTAAGCGGTTTAAAAAGTTTTAATTCGGAAAGGATTTCAAACCACGCGCACTCCACGCGCACGCGGTATGCAGTAAAGGCGGCTTCGCTCATTACACTTCTGAGCGCGCCCAGTCTGCCGCTGTAGCGGCCGTCCAACGGGCACAGCGCCGGTATGTTCATATATATATTTTACTAAATTTCCGGCTTTGCGCCCAGCCCGCCGCGCCCCAAAAGCGGCGGGGCCCCGCGCGGAGAAAGACAAAAAAATCCCCGCGTTTACAAACGCGGGGATGCAGAAAACGGCAAAAAACTAAGGCTGCGCCGTTGCTTGCGGATCCAAGGCGGCTTGTTGTTTTTTGACTAAATTTTCATACGGGCCGAAACCGTCCTGCACGTTCCAGCCGCCGCCCAATGCTTTAGACAAGTTGACGATGGCCGCCAATTCGTCGTTGCGCGCCGTGGCCAAATTCATTTCCGCCGAAAGCAGGTTCTCTTCCACGTCCAGCAAGTCCGTTACGCCGATGAGGCCGGCGTCTTCCTGTTTTTTGGTCAGCTCGTAACTGCGCTGCATGGCTTCGGTTTGCTGTTTGTACGAATCAAAAATTTCGCGGTTAATTTGGTTGGCGGAAATTGCGTCCAACGCCTCTTTAAACGCGCCCTGCACCGTTTTTTCGTAGGAAGCCAGCGTTTCGCGGTATTGCGCTTCGGCTTTTTTGTTTGCGGCGCGGATTTTGCCGCCTTCAAAAATAGGCGCCAGCAACTGGCCCCCCGCCGCCCACACGCCGGAAGAACCGGTAAACAAATTATTAAGCGCCCCGCTGGCGTATCCGGCGGAAGCCGTCAGCGGAATGCTGGGGAAATACGCCGCACGCGCCGCGCCGATATTGGCATTGGCGGCCATCAGCTGCCCCTCCACGGAGCGCACGTCCGGCCGGCGGGCCAGCAAGTCCGAGGGCAGGCCTTCAGGCACATTGGGAATCAGCGTAATTTCGGACAGGCTTTTCCCGCGCGGCGTATTGTTTTCTACAATTTCCCGCGGGGACTTGCCCACCAGCACCGAAAGGGCCGTTTCCGTCTGAGCAATTTTCAAACGCAGCTGTTGTTCCTGCGCCTGCACGCTGGCCATATTGGCTTCCACGCGTTTTAAATCCACTTCCGTGCAATAACCGTTTTGATAGCGGCTGGTGTAAATGCGCACGTTTTCCTGGCGGGCCTGCAAAGTGCGCTGGGCAATTTCCAGTTGGGCGTCCAACATCCGCAGGGAAAAATAGTTTTTGGCAACGTCCGCCGTCAGCGTCAGGCGTACGGTATCGCGGGCGGCTTCGCTGGCCAGCAGCTGGGCTTGGGCGGCTTCACTCAAACGGCGGTATTTGCCCCACAAATCCAACTCATACGACACCGACACATTGGCCGTGCTTTTGCTCTGCCCCGAACCGGCCTGATCCCCGGCGCGGCCCGATTCCGCCGCCGCAGACAGGCTGGGCAGCTGGTCGGCCGTGGCAATGCCCACTTCCGCCCGGGCTTGATCCACGCGGGCGATGGCGGCTTGCAAGTCTTTATTATGTTCCAACGCGTCGGCTTCCAGTTGGTTTAATACCGGGTCTTGGAATACTTCCCACCATTTGCTGTTGGTAAATACGCTGAAATTCTCCGCCGTTTGGCCGGCCGGCAAATCCAAATCCGGCTGTTTGTAGTTGGGGCCCAGCATACATCCCCCCAGCCACACCGCGGCCAGTACGGTTCCCAGTTGTTTCCAGTTCATACATTCTCCTTTTTGGTTTCAGATGTTTCAACGGCTTGCGCCAGCTGTTTGGTGCGCCCGCCGCTAAGCAAGGTAAAGAACATCGGCACAAACAGCGGGGCAATCAGCGTGGCGGCCAACATGCCAAACACCACCGCCGTACCGATTGCGTGGCGGCTGGCGGCGCCGGCCCCCGTGCTGACGGCCAGCGGCACACAGCCCAAAATAAACGCCAGTGAGGTCATTACAATCGGGCGGAAACGCAGTTTGGCGGCTTCCACCGCGGCGCGGGTCGTGTCGTAGCCTTGGGCTTTGAGCATGACGGCAAACTCTACAATCAAAATAGCGTTTTTGGCCGCCAACCCCACCAAAGCCACCAAGGCAATTTGGAAATAAATATCGTTGGAGAGGCCTCTGGCCCACGTGCCCGCCAACGCCCCGAAAATGGCAAACGGAACCGCCAGCAATACGGCAATGGGCAGGCTCCATTTTTCATACTGCGCGGCCAAAATTAAGAACACCACCAGCATGCCCAACAAAAGCGCCACGGCCGAGGCGTTGCCGGAGATTTTTTCCTGATACGTGGTGCCCGTCCAGGCCAGCGTAAAGCCGGAATCCAAGACTTCTTTGGCGGTTTCTTCCACGGCGCGGATAGCGTCGCCGGAGCTGTAGCCCGCGGCGGGAGTAGCCATAATTTTGGCGGCCGGGAAGACGTTAAACCGCTCCACAACGTCCGGGCCCAAGGTGGGCGTGAGCGTAACCAAAGTGGAAAGCGGCACCATCGCCCCGGAATTGGAGCGGACGTAAATGCCCGAGATTTGCTCCGGGCGGGCGCGGTATTGGCCGTCAGCCTGCATCATGACTTTAAAGCTGCGGCCCGAGTAGGTAAAGTCGTTGATGTAGTACGTGCCGAACGTGCCCTGCAGCGTGGCGTATAATTCCGAAAGAGGCACGCCCATGGCCTGGGCTTTAATTTCGTCCACATCCAGCTTATACTGCGGAATCGCCGCCGAGAACGTTGTGCTGACGCTGGAGAGCTCCGGCCGTTTTTTGGCGGCTTCAATAAATTTTTGCGTTTGCGCTTCCAGCGCGTCACTTCCGCCGGAACTGCGGTTTTGGATATAGCCTTCCAGCCCGCCGGTGGTGCTCATGCCCATAATGGGCGGCGGGTTAAACGGCATGACGACGGCGTTGGGAATCTTGGTCTGCGCCTGGGCGTACAAACTGCCCACCAGCGCCGCGGAAGAAAGCGATTTTTCTTTGCGTTCTTTCCAGGGTTTGAGCATCACAAACGCCGCCACCGTGTTGCTTTTTTGCGTACTGCTTAAAATATCATAGCCGGAAAAAGTCAGCACTTCCGACACCGCCGGCTGGGCCATAATCAGGTTTTCCAGCTGTACGGCGACCTCGTCGCTGTTGGACAAAGAGGCCGACGGATCCAACTGCGCCGCCACCATAATAACCCCTTGGTCTTCATCGGGCAGCAAGCTGCCGGGCACGATTTTAAATAAGCCAAACGCACCCAAAAACAGCACCGCAATTAAAACGACCGACACCGTAAGCTTGCGGATAAAGAACGCCACCCACGTGCCGTATTTGGCCGTCAGTTTTTCAAAGAAACGGTCAAACTGATAGAAAAACCCGCGGGTGGGGTGCGGTTGCTTCCTAAGCAACAGCGCGCAGAGGGCCGGGGTCAGCGTAAGCGCCACCAAGCCGGAAATGACCACCGATACGGCAATGGTAATGGCAAACTGCTGGTACATAATCCCTGTCAAGCCGCCCATAAACGCCACCGGCACAAACACCGAACACAACACCAGCACAATGGCGACCACCGGGCCGGACACTTCGCCCATGGCCTTAATGGTGGCTTCCTTGACGGGCAGGTTTTCTTCGTGCATGATGCGTTCCACGTTTTCAATGACCACGATGGCGTCGTCCACCACGATACCGATGGCCAACACCAACCCGAACAGCGTCAGCGTGTTAATGGAAAAACCCAACAGCAACATACCTGCAAACGCGCCGATAATAGACACCGGCACCGCCAAACACGGGATCAGCGTGGCG
The window above is part of the Elusimicrobium sp. An273 genome. Proteins encoded here:
- a CDS encoding heavy metal translocating P-type ATPase, with product MKKKFNVTGMTCSACQAHVERAVARLPGMRSAAVNLLQNTLTADYDEERLSTQDIIAAVRGAGYDAFAPGEETGVLSPQRAAKDEARRIKYRFIASLIFLLPLLYVAMGQMLALPLPKELTENPGLFALTQFLLVLPVLSVNRRFFTNGFKRLVQGGPNMDSLIALGSGAAVLSGLWGLFRILVLMEHPDWTAALEQAFHGLYFESAAMILTLVTLGKWLEARAKVKTSDAISALVRLVPQEASVLRDGKEVSVPVQGLVPGDIVVVRAGERIAADGVVVDGGGAADESALTGESVPQDKPIGAELAAGTLLASGYVELKVARTGKDTVLAQIITLVEEAAGSKAPIARLADRVSAVFVPTVIAIALLTLVVWLAQGTSFSFALSSAIAVLVISCPCALGLATPTAIMVGTGSAARQGILVKSAAALERAHKVTTVVLDKTGTVTSGRMQVAGIVPGAQSSSEELLTQAASLEHFSQHPFAQALSGYAEEKNIPLVPVSRFEGIPGRGVCAQEGEEQLSGGNLTYMQELGVAVADGEKLLAQEAALGRTPLFFVRGKKYLGMISFSDTIKPASADAVGLLKRMHLQVILLTGDNPQTAQSVARAVGIDRVIAGVLPQEKEAVIRRLQDEGEVVAMAGDGVNDAPALVRADVGMALGAGTDVAVESADIVLMKDDLTGVATALQLSRAVLRNIKENLFWAFIYNVLGIPLAAGVLYLPFGWKLSPMFAAAAMSLSSVCVVTNALRLRFFKPARIARKHQHKGKIMRKTLIIEGMVCAHCAGRVERALNSIPGVQAKVDLSQKCAVVESHAQITDEALKQAVQKAGYEVVAIN
- a CDS encoding CNNM domain-containing protein, with product MTILIILLMLVLNALLAAYEMALASISRTKLSILAQEKRLGAEQALFMKDHMEGSLAVVQIGITLVGAIAAAAGGAGADEMFSPILQEWLSLPKRLADVVSVAVVVVPLSFITIVFAELTPKTFAIKNKEFVTLKFSPVMRVLYSILSPIVHIMEALVRFFTQKPLSSKKPDPKEAQQAAMTDLRTAAAIASSSRLFGKTEEKIVLSSAMFCIRKIREIQVPLDQVYMLDAGDSIADTFVKAHLDMHTRFPVRENPQDPQSIIGYLNFKDIFLSTKMASGSPTSARSIMRPILRLEADTLISAALEKLMKNKQHICLVTEGEKITGILTLEDIFEEMVGEIEDEYDFFPAYIRPIGSSLVASASAKMTDVFAQLQVSAPEGLAATTTVLQWTEQKLGRALDKNDKLKADGILVDPRKFRRHKLMEVLISKAD
- a CDS encoding type IV pilin protein — protein: MCNSFCFKQHVSTSGFTLIELLVVVLIIGILAAVALPQYDRSVLRSRMATAKPALVSLKEAIKLYHLETGTWPTSLEDLTIQIPENEGYWIHSPIAAWGAESAPLAVWTGLTQNGTTFGLVLPVASNDWVCCGNAVADTNQVQELCEKAGYREYIQSPTGGLRGCYK
- a CDS encoding HAD family hydrolase; amino-acid sequence: MKDIVFDLGGVLIDWNPRYLYKKIFASEEEMEWFLSNVCTPQWNTQQDAGRPFAQGIALAKEKYPKYAPQIEDYYKRWEEMLGGSIKGTVAIWRELKDKGYRIYALTNWSAETFPIAKAKYDFLQQMDGIVVSGEEHLVKPDPEIYARLLKRFGLHSPNCVYIDDNAANVSAAAMLGFDAIPFQSPDALRMELLKRGIL
- a CDS encoding adenylosuccinate synthetase, translating into MIDIVCGGQAGDEGKGKISAYLSYKGNYDYCVRVGGPNAGHTVVKDGKSYTLKNIPSGFLNPKTKLVLGAGAYTKTEWLLEEVKLTGTRDRLIIDPYAVLISDEQTAAEKNASHFMQHIGSVGTGLGQAVRDRIERRDIKFAKDEPLLKDFIQDVPELLNGCLDKGGEILLEGTQGIKLSLLHGEYPFVTSRDTTASTFLGEAGLGPKSVRDVYVVFKPYITRVGPGPLERELTDEKQLEVYHTKGHEVGSVSKRLRRIGAFESRSAARAIMINNCTKIAITHIDMFPGNDRVKKYEDFSSEAKTFLDNLKALCARTYPHPEIALISTGPDMEDTLVL
- the purB gene encoding adenylosuccinate lyase; the protein is MNIPALCPLDGRYSGRLGALRSVMSEAAFTAYRVRVECAWFEILSELKLFKPLTKEERGLLAQACELSAADLDHIRALEFDGYLHIPPTRHDVKAVEYFLRLRLGKTSLKDRLQWLHFALTSEDVNSAAYALLLTQGVEKALLPALENLQKELSKLARKEARSVLLARTHGQPAVPTTFGKEMRVFANRLARQIAQLKRQEITFKFGGAVGNFNAHYAAFPQVRWPRAAAKMAAVLNRGHKMKISLTPVSTQVDPRDSYAELFDNLRRADVALLDLCRDMWQYISAGLVHQKTAAGEVGSSTMPQKVNPIDFENAEGNLQLADALFGLFSCKLPVSRLQRDLSDSTVLRNMAVAFGYALVAYQSVLKGLGKISFDRAAARQELCAHPEVLAEAVQTLLRAAGYPHAYETLRDFTRGRAVTASLLQQFIAGLPVDAATRSKLQALCPENYLGRARELAEEKYD
- a CDS encoding efflux transporter outer membrane subunit, which codes for MNWKQLGTVLAAVWLGGCMLGPNYKQPDLDLPAGQTAENFSVFTNSKWWEVFQDPVLNQLEADALEHNKDLQAAIARVDQARAEVGIATADQLPSLSAAAESGRAGDQAGSGQSKSTANVSVSYELDLWGKYRRLSEAAQAQLLASEAARDTVRLTLTADVAKNYFSLRMLDAQLEIAQRTLQARQENVRIYTSRYQNGYCTEVDLKRVEANMASVQAQEQQLRLKIAQTETALSVLVGKSPREIVENNTPRGKSLSEITLIPNVPEGLPSDLLARRPDVRSVEGQLMAANANIGAARAAYFPSIPLTASAGYASGALNNLFTGSSGVWAAGGQLLAPIFEGGKIRAANKKAEAQYRETLASYEKTVQGAFKEALDAISANQINREIFDSYKQQTEAMQRSYELTKKQEDAGLIGVTDLLDVEENLLSAEMNLATARNDELAAIVNLSKALGGGWNVQDGFGPYENLVKKQQAALDPQATAQP
- a CDS encoding efflux RND transporter permease subunit; this translates as MFSKFFINRPIFSTVISLLISLAGIVSITMLPIEQYPDLTPPTIEVSASYPGASPEVIANTVAAPIEQQVNGVEDMLYMNSTSSSNGDMSLVVSFKVGTDPDQAMINVNNRVQGATATLPEDVRRYGVEVNKKSSAILQLIALYSPNGHSDTTTIGNYALLNIVDDLKRIEGVGDAQVMSANDYSIRIWIKPDVLSQRGLSVSDIVAAVQAQNTQRSAGKIGQPPLPVEVDRMYSIVAPGRLTDPKEFEEIILRANPDGTSLRLKDVARVELGSQTYEFNGRFNGKPAVPVGVYLSPGANAVATAKAVDEHMKEIAQNFPPDLDIDYKVAYDTTLFVTASIEEVIHTLIEAMILVFLVVYLFLKDWRATLIPCLAVPVSIIGAFAGMLLLGFSINTLTLFGLVLAIGIVVDDAIVVIENVERIMHEENLPVKEATIKAMGEVSGPVVAIVLVLCSVFVPVAFMGGLTGIMYQQFAITIAVSVVISGLVALTLTPALCALLLRKQPHPTRGFFYQFDRFFEKLTAKYGTWVAFFIRKLTVSVVLIAVLFLGAFGLFKIVPGSLLPDEDQGVIMVAAQLDPSASLSNSDEVAVQLENLIMAQPAVSEVLTFSGYDILSSTQKSNTVAAFVMLKPWKERKEKSLSSAALVGSLYAQAQTKIPNAVVMPFNPPPIMGMSTTGGLEGYIQNRSSGGSDALEAQTQKFIEAAKKRPELSSVSTTFSAAIPQYKLDVDEIKAQAMGVPLSELYATLQGTFGTYYINDFTYSGRSFKVMMQADGQYRARPEQISGIYVRSNSGAMVPLSTLVTLTPTLGPDVVERFNVFPAAKIMATPAAGYSSGDAIRAVEETAKEVLDSGFTLAWTGTTYQEKISGNASAVALLLGMLVVFLILAAQYEKWSLPIAVLLAVPFAIFGALAGTWARGLSNDIYFQIALVALVGLAAKNAILIVEFAVMLKAQGYDTTRAAVEAAKLRFRPIVMTSLAFILGCVPLAVSTGAGAASRHAIGTAVVFGMLAATLIAPLFVPMFFTLLSGGRTKQLAQAVETSETKKENV